The DNA segment TCCAAAATCATTGTGTTCCGCCATTATTTAATATATTGAAAAGCCCACCATAGGAGTAAAATCTGCAATGGTAACCTCAAAATTGTTACCCAAAATCCTTTCTTTTTGCGAACATAATACTTTCTGGACATTTCTATATTCGCAGGGAAGACAGCCACTAATAAGGCAATCGTCAGATAAGCACCCATGCTTTGGGTTGTTTTAAATAACAAAAGCAAACCACCTATTATTTCTACGATACCACTCAAAATAACCAACGTATGATGAGCC comes from the Chryseobacterium sp. SNU WT5 genome and includes:
- a CDS encoding MauE/DoxX family redox-associated membrane protein, producing MYFTILMDLLLLSKYLLAILLIVAGILHFVKPQFYLKIMPSYLPAHHTLVILSGIVEIIGGLLLLFKTTQSMGAYLTIALLVAVFPANIEMSRKYYVRKKKGFWVTILRLPLQILLLWWAFQYIK